One segment of Neobacillus endophyticus DNA contains the following:
- a CDS encoding YitT family protein: MKKTLKDLWLILFGSLIYAVGVNYFTIPNRLSEGGILGITIVAHYLFNWSPGVVNFILNALLLVVGYKFFEKRAFTYTLISIAASSIFMSLTETIEKPLTHDTLLASIFAGLLVGAGVGFVFRSGGTSGGTTILASLANQFLGWSMGKAVLIMDIVVVTGSVFIIGLEKSMYTLLAVYVGAKAIDFIVEGLDERVAVMIISNSPEKVLENITSKMSRGLTVLDGRGGYTGQNKEVLYIVVNKQEIVQLKNIIQEVDQNAYVTAHNVHEMLGKGYKAYKTT; the protein is encoded by the coding sequence ATGAAAAAGACGTTGAAAGATTTATGGCTGATTTTGTTCGGATCCCTTATTTATGCGGTGGGTGTTAACTATTTCACAATCCCAAATCGGCTGTCCGAGGGCGGTATATTGGGGATCACGATTGTGGCCCACTATTTGTTTAATTGGTCGCCGGGGGTGGTCAATTTTATTTTAAACGCCCTACTGCTTGTTGTAGGCTATAAGTTTTTTGAAAAACGGGCATTTACGTATACGCTCATTTCCATCGCGGCATCCTCGATCTTTATGTCATTGACAGAAACGATTGAAAAACCGTTAACCCACGATACACTGCTAGCCTCCATTTTTGCCGGGTTGTTGGTTGGGGCAGGAGTGGGCTTTGTTTTTCGCAGTGGCGGAACGTCAGGTGGAACGACAATTTTGGCTAGTTTGGCAAATCAATTTTTAGGTTGGAGTATGGGGAAAGCTGTTCTTATTATGGATATTGTCGTTGTCACTGGCTCAGTCTTTATTATCGGATTGGAAAAATCGATGTACACACTTCTGGCGGTATATGTTGGAGCGAAAGCCATTGACTTCATTGTTGAAGGGTTAGATGAAAGAGTGGCAGTGATGATCATCTCCAATTCACCCGAGAAGGTCCTGGAGAATATTACAAGTAAAATGTCACGTGGACTCACCGTATTGGATGGCCGTGGCGGTTACACGGGACAAAACAAAGAGGTCCTCTATATTGTGGTTAATAAACAGGAAATCGTCCAGTTAAAAAATATCATCCAGGAAGTCGACCAAAACGCCTACGTCACCGCACATAATGTACATGAAATGCTGGGTAAAGGCTACAAGGCCTATAAAACTACTTAA
- a CDS encoding molybdopterin-dependent oxidoreductase — protein MSDDKNQQNGIFRSVCSLDCPDQCGLLLHKKDGKIVKVEGDPNHPVTQGNICNKVRNMAERIYDGKRLKTPLKRIGQKGEGKFTPISWEEAISTITTRWKEMIQTDGPESILPYSFYGNMGRIAAEGIDRRFWNHLGASQLDRAICSSAGSVGYKYTMGGSFGIDPEDTIHSKLIIFWGINAASTNMHQVVLAQKARKQNGAKIVVIDVQKNQTARLADWFIPIYPGTDSALALGLMHILFAENMVDDDFLQKYTVGYTELREHIASYDPVKVAEITGVPVEDIYKLARMYGTTSPAYIRIGNGPQHHDNGGMFVRTVSCMPAITGQWLVKGGGAIKGNSGYLAFNSESLQRPDLLKNKHTRVINMNQLGDALMDLNPPVKSLYVYGSNPAVVAPSSNKVRNGLAREDLFMVVHDLFLTETAKYADLVLPATSSFENTDFYTSYWHHYIQLQQPVIEPFAEAKSNVEVFRLLAAGMGFTDSVFAETEAEMIASALDHPQNPYLEGICYENLVEKTYMKAQTKPLFSGALPTPSGKIELYSERMKQDGYPPLPTYIPLADDGDFRFSFVPGPTHHFLNSTFSNNSKHISLEKEPRLFMHQLDAESLGIKDGDLVRVWNLRGECMIKAAVGEQVLPGVVVTQGLWADAAESTYAGAPVSSAGRADTYVQSAKYLINQLTPDRIADMGGGAVFFSGRVNVEKI, from the coding sequence ATGTCTGACGATAAAAATCAACAAAACGGCATTTTTCGATCCGTCTGCTCTCTCGATTGCCCAGACCAATGCGGGCTGCTCCTCCACAAAAAGGATGGAAAAATTGTAAAGGTGGAGGGAGATCCGAATCATCCCGTCACCCAAGGAAATATCTGCAACAAAGTCCGAAATATGGCGGAGCGAATCTATGATGGAAAAAGGTTGAAAACGCCTCTGAAACGGATAGGACAAAAAGGAGAGGGAAAGTTCACCCCGATCAGCTGGGAGGAAGCTATTAGCACGATCACAACTCGGTGGAAAGAGATGATACAAACGGATGGGCCGGAAAGCATTCTCCCCTACAGTTTTTACGGGAATATGGGCAGGATTGCAGCGGAAGGTATCGACCGCCGTTTTTGGAATCACCTCGGCGCCTCGCAGTTGGACCGAGCCATTTGCTCATCCGCAGGGTCTGTCGGTTACAAATATACAATGGGCGGCAGCTTCGGAATCGATCCAGAGGACACCATTCATTCCAAGCTGATTATTTTTTGGGGAATTAATGCGGCCAGTACCAATATGCATCAGGTTGTCCTGGCACAAAAGGCCCGCAAGCAAAATGGCGCCAAAATTGTGGTCATTGACGTTCAAAAAAATCAGACTGCGAGATTGGCAGATTGGTTTATTCCGATCTATCCTGGAACCGACAGCGCCCTCGCTTTAGGGCTCATGCATATTTTGTTTGCTGAAAATATGGTTGATGATGATTTTTTACAAAAATATACGGTGGGATACACAGAACTCCGGGAACATATCGCTTCATACGATCCAGTGAAGGTCGCTGAAATCACTGGCGTACCTGTCGAAGATATATATAAGCTGGCTCGTATGTATGGAACCACTTCGCCGGCGTATATTCGGATTGGAAATGGGCCTCAGCATCATGATAATGGTGGGATGTTCGTCCGGACTGTTTCCTGTATGCCGGCCATAACCGGTCAGTGGCTTGTGAAAGGCGGAGGTGCCATTAAGGGGAACTCTGGATACCTTGCTTTTAATAGTGAAAGCTTGCAGCGTCCGGACCTTTTGAAAAATAAACATACCCGCGTCATTAACATGAACCAGCTTGGTGATGCCTTAATGGATCTGAACCCGCCGGTAAAATCGCTGTATGTGTACGGGTCGAATCCTGCGGTGGTGGCTCCTTCGAGCAATAAGGTCCGTAATGGTCTTGCCCGTGAGGATTTATTTATGGTTGTACATGATTTGTTTTTAACAGAAACGGCGAAATATGCTGATCTTGTTTTACCAGCCACTTCCTCGTTTGAAAATACGGATTTTTACACCTCGTATTGGCACCATTACATTCAGCTTCAACAACCGGTGATCGAACCATTTGCAGAGGCGAAGTCCAATGTGGAGGTTTTCCGCTTGTTGGCGGCGGGGATGGGGTTTACGGATTCGGTTTTTGCAGAAACAGAAGCAGAAATGATCGCTTCAGCTTTAGATCATCCGCAAAACCCTTATTTGGAAGGAATCTGCTATGAAAATTTGGTGGAGAAAACGTATATGAAAGCACAAACCAAACCACTGTTCTCTGGCGCTCTACCTACACCAAGCGGAAAAATAGAATTATATTCTGAGAGGATGAAGCAGGACGGTTATCCGCCACTCCCAACCTATATTCCTTTGGCAGACGACGGGGATTTCCGGTTTAGCTTTGTCCCGGGACCGACCCATCATTTCTTGAACTCTACTTTTTCAAACAACAGTAAGCACATTTCTCTCGAAAAAGAACCTAGGCTGTTTATGCATCAATTGGATGCTGAGTCATTGGGAATCAAGGATGGCGATTTAGTCCGCGTTTGGAATCTTCGTGGTGAGTGTATGATCAAAGCAGCGGTTGGCGAACAGGTTCTCCCAGGAGTCGTCGTCACACAAGGACTGTGGGCAGATGCCGCGGAGTCAACATATGCTGGAGCCCCGGTCAGCTCTGCAGGCCGTGCTGACACATATGTCCAATCAGCCAAATACCTCATCAACCAACTCACCCCCGACCGAATCGCCGACATGGGGGGCGGTGCCGTCTTCTTCTCCGGAAGAGTAAATGTAGAAAAGATCTAA